One Staphylococcus simiae genomic region harbors:
- a CDS encoding ornithine--oxo-acid transaminase produces the protein MTRSEEIIELTNHYGAHNYLPLPIVISEAEGVWVKDPEGNKYMDMLSAYSAVNQGHRHPKIIQALKDQADKVTLVSRAFHSDNLGEWYEKICKLSGKEKALPMNTGAEAVETALKAARRWAYDVKGIEPNKAEIIALNGNFHGRTMAPVSLSSEAEYQRGYGPLLDGFRKVDFGNIEALKEAINDNTAAILVEPIQGEAGINIPPEGYLKAIRELCDEHNVLFIADEIQAGLGRSGKLFATDWDNVKPDIYILGKALGGGVFPISVVLADKEILDVFTPGSHGSTFGGNPLACAASIAALDIIVDEDLPGRSLELGNYFKEQLQQIKHPSIKEVRGRGLFIGVELNESASPYCEALKEEGLLCKETHDTVIRFAPPLVITKEELDLALEKIRHVFQ, from the coding sequence ATGACTAGATCAGAAGAAATTATTGAGTTAACAAATCATTATGGAGCGCACAACTACTTACCATTACCAATTGTCATTTCGGAAGCTGAAGGGGTATGGGTTAAAGATCCTGAAGGCAATAAGTATATGGATATGCTTTCTGCGTATTCAGCAGTTAACCAAGGTCATAGACATCCGAAAATTATTCAAGCATTAAAAGATCAAGCAGATAAAGTTACATTAGTTTCACGTGCATTTCACAGCGATAATTTAGGAGAATGGTACGAAAAAATTTGTAAATTATCTGGCAAAGAAAAAGCATTACCAATGAATACTGGCGCAGAAGCTGTAGAAACAGCACTAAAAGCTGCACGTCGTTGGGCATATGATGTTAAAGGGATTGAACCAAATAAAGCTGAAATCATTGCGTTAAATGGTAACTTCCATGGTCGTACAATGGCACCTGTGTCATTATCATCAGAAGCAGAGTATCAACGTGGCTATGGTCCATTATTAGATGGTTTTAGAAAAGTTGATTTTGGTAATATAGAGGCATTAAAAGAAGCGATTAATGATAATACAGCAGCTATACTTGTAGAACCTATTCAAGGTGAAGCAGGTATTAACATTCCACCTGAAGGCTACTTAAAAGCAATTAGAGAATTATGTGATGAACATAATGTTTTGTTTATTGCTGATGAAATTCAAGCAGGTTTAGGTCGTTCAGGTAAATTATTCGCAACAGATTGGGATAATGTCAAACCAGATATTTACATTTTAGGTAAAGCATTAGGTGGAGGTGTATTCCCAATTTCAGTTGTCTTAGCTGACAAAGAAATATTAGATGTCTTTACACCAGGTTCACATGGATCAACATTTGGTGGTAATCCATTAGCTTGTGCAGCTTCAATTGCTGCATTAGACATTATTGTGGATGAAGATTTACCAGGACGTTCATTAGAGTTAGGTAATTATTTCAAAGAACAATTACAACAAATTAAACATCCATCAATTAAAGAAGTACGTGGACGTGGATTGTTTATTGGTGTCGAACTTAATGAAAGTGCTAGTCCATACTGTGAAGCATTAAAAGAAGAAGGGCTATTATGTAAAGAGACACATGATACGGTCATTCGATTTGCTCCACCACTAGTCATCACTAAAGAAGAATTAGACTTGGCATTAGAAAAAATAAGACATGTATTTCAGTAA
- a CDS encoding Glu/Leu/Phe/Val family dehydrogenase produces MTENNNLVTSTQEIIKEALHKLGFDEGMYDLIKEPLRMLQVRIPVRMDDGTVKTFTGYRAQHNDAVGPTKGGVRFHPDVDEEEVKALSMWMTLKCGIVNLPYGGGKGGIVCDPRQMSIHEVERLSRGYVRAISQFVGPNKDIPAPDVFTNSQIMAWMMDEYSALDKFNSPGFITGKPIVLGGSHGRDRSTALGVVIAIEQAAKRRGMNIEGAKVVIQGFGNAGSFLAKFLYDLGAKIVGISDAYGALHDPNGLDIDYLLDRRDSFGTVTNLFEETISNKELFELDCDILVPAAISNQITEDNAHDIKASIVVEAANGPTTPEATRILTERDILLVPDVLASAGGVTVSYFEWVQNNQGYYWTEEEVNEKLREKLVTAFDTIYELAQNRKIDMRLAAYIIGIKRTAEAARYRGWA; encoded by the coding sequence ATGACTGAGAACAATAATTTAGTAACTTCTACTCAAGAGATTATTAAAGAAGCATTGCATAAATTGGGATTCGATGAAGGTATGTATGATTTAATTAAAGAACCATTAAGAATGTTACAAGTACGTATACCAGTACGTATGGATGATGGTACTGTTAAAACATTTACAGGATATCGTGCACAACATAATGATGCTGTTGGACCTACTAAAGGTGGGGTACGATTCCATCCTGATGTTGATGAAGAAGAAGTTAAAGCATTATCAATGTGGATGACTTTAAAATGTGGCATTGTGAATTTACCATATGGCGGTGGTAAAGGTGGAATAGTTTGTGATCCACGTCAAATGAGTATACATGAAGTTGAGCGTTTATCTAGAGGGTATGTAAGAGCAATCTCTCAATTCGTTGGACCAAATAAAGATATTCCAGCGCCTGATGTGTTTACTAATTCACAAATCATGGCCTGGATGATGGATGAATATAGTGCACTTGATAAATTTAATTCACCTGGTTTTATTACAGGTAAACCGATTGTGTTAGGTGGTTCTCATGGCCGTGATAGATCTACTGCATTAGGTGTTGTTATTGCAATTGAACAAGCAGCGAAACGCCGTGGTATGAATATTGAAGGTGCTAAAGTTGTTATTCAAGGCTTTGGTAATGCCGGTAGCTTCTTAGCTAAGTTTTTATATGATTTAGGTGCTAAAATTGTTGGTATATCAGATGCTTATGGTGCATTACACGATCCAAATGGTTTAGATATTGATTATCTATTAGATCGTCGTGATAGCTTTGGAACTGTTACAAATTTATTTGAAGAAACAATTTCAAATAAAGAGTTATTTGAATTAGACTGTGATATCTTAGTTCCAGCAGCAATTTCTAACCAAATCACTGAAGATAATGCACATGATATTAAAGCTAGTATCGTAGTAGAAGCGGCTAACGGTCCGACTACTCCAGAAGCAACACGTATTTTAACTGAAAGAGACATTTTACTTGTACCAGATGTATTAGCTAGTGCAGGTGGAGTAACAGTTTCATACTTCGAATGGGTTCAAAATAATCAAGGCTATTATTGGACTGAAGAAGAAGTAAATGAAAAATTACGCGAAAAATTAGTGACTGCTTTTGATACGATCTACGAATTAGCTCAAAATAGAAAAATTGATATGCGTTTAGCGGCATATATCATTGGTATTAAACGTACTGCTGAAGCGGCAAGATACCGTGGTTGGGCTTAA
- the argH gene encoding argininosuccinate lyase, with translation MSNKAWGGRFQAQPEEWVDDFNASIHFDQTLIDQDIEGSIAHATMLANQHIISEVDKDAIITGLKSIQQDYHHGHIQFSTSLEDIHLNIEHELIKRVGDAGGKLHTGRSRNDQVATDMHLYTKEQVNDIIALIQSLQQSIYTIAAKHINTIMPGYTHLQRAQPVSFAHHIMTYFWMLQRDRQRFNDSLKRIDINPLGAAALSGTTYPIDRHETTKLLDFAAVYENSMDAVSDRDYIVETLHNISLTMVHLSRFAEEIIFWSTDEAKFITLSDAFSTGSSIMPQKKNPDMAELIRGKVGRTTGHLMSMLMTLKGLPLAYNKDMQEDKEGLFDAIHTIKGSLRIFEGMIDTMTVNTERLNQTVKQDFSNATELADYLVGKDIPFRTAHEIVGKIVLDCIQHGHYLLDVSLDDYQKHHPSIENDVYDYLQPENCLKRRQSYGSTGQDAVRHQLNVAKTLLHQ, from the coding sequence ATGAGCAATAAAGCTTGGGGAGGCAGATTTCAAGCACAACCTGAGGAATGGGTAGATGACTTTAATGCATCTATCCATTTTGATCAAACTTTAATTGATCAAGATATTGAAGGCAGTATCGCTCATGCTACCATGCTCGCAAATCAACATATTATCAGTGAAGTTGATAAAGATGCTATTATCACTGGTCTAAAATCAATACAACAAGATTATCATCATGGACATATTCAGTTCAGTACCTCACTTGAAGATATTCATTTAAATATCGAACATGAATTGATTAAACGTGTTGGAGATGCAGGAGGTAAATTGCATACTGGTCGAAGTAGAAATGATCAAGTTGCAACTGATATGCATCTTTATACTAAAGAACAGGTAAATGACATCATTGCTTTAATACAATCTTTACAACAATCTATCTATACGATTGCTGCCAAACATATTAATACGATTATGCCTGGTTATACGCATTTACAACGTGCACAACCTGTATCATTTGCTCATCACATCATGACTTATTTTTGGATGTTACAACGTGATCGTCAGCGTTTCAATGATAGTTTAAAACGTATTGATATTAACCCATTAGGTGCCGCAGCATTAAGTGGTACAACCTACCCTATTGATAGGCACGAAACTACAAAGTTATTAGATTTTGCTGCTGTCTACGAAAATAGTATGGATGCTGTTAGTGATAGAGATTATATAGTAGAAACATTGCATAATATTTCTTTGACAATGGTTCACCTATCTAGATTTGCTGAAGAAATTATTTTTTGGTCAACGGATGAAGCAAAGTTTATTACACTATCAGATGCATTTTCTACTGGCTCATCTATCATGCCACAAAAGAAAAATCCAGATATGGCAGAACTTATTCGTGGTAAAGTTGGTAGAACTACGGGTCATTTAATGAGTATGTTAATGACTTTAAAAGGATTACCACTGGCATATAATAAAGATATGCAAGAAGATAAAGAAGGATTATTTGATGCTATTCATACGATTAAAGGATCATTACGTATATTTGAAGGTATGATTGATACAATGACGGTTAATACAGAGCGGTTAAATCAAACTGTCAAACAAGATTTTTCAAATGCGACAGAACTTGCTGATTATTTAGTAGGTAAAGACATTCCATTTAGAACTGCTCACGAAATTGTAGGTAAAATCGTCTTAGATTGTATCCAACACGGACACTATTTATTAGATGTTTCTTTAGATGACTACCAAAAGCATCATCCTAGTATTGAAAACGATGTATATGATTACTTACAACCTGAAAATTGTTTAAAACGTAGACAAAGTTACGGTTCAACTGGACAAGATGCTGTACGTCATCAATTAAACGTAGCCAAAACATTATTACACCAATAA
- a CDS encoding argininosuccinate synthase: MKEKIVLAYSGGLDTSVAVQWLIDKGYDVVACCLDVGEGKDLDIVYQKALDMGAVECHIIDATKEFSEDYVSYAIKGNLMYENAYPLVSALSRPLIAKKLVEIAEKTNSVGIAHGCTGKGNDQVRFEVAIKALNPNLKAFAPVREWAWSREEEIDYAIKHNIPVSINHDSPYSIDQNLWGRANECGILEDPYAEPPEDAFDLTNALEETPDVADEIIMTFDKGIPVQIDGKDYDLDDLILTLNTLAGKHGIGRIDHVENRLVGIKSREIYETPAAEVILTAHKALETITLTKDVAHFKPVIEKQFAEQLYNGLWFSPLTDSLKLFIDSTQQYVTGDVRVKLFKGNTIVNGRKSPYTLYDEKLATYTKEDAFNQDAAVGFIDIYGLPTQVNAILHGGYSNEQ; the protein is encoded by the coding sequence ATGAAAGAGAAAATTGTTTTAGCATATTCAGGAGGACTAGACACAAGTGTTGCAGTTCAGTGGTTAATAGATAAAGGCTATGATGTGGTGGCATGTTGTTTAGATGTTGGAGAAGGTAAAGATTTAGACATCGTTTATCAAAAAGCATTAGATATGGGTGCTGTTGAATGCCATATTATCGATGCTACGAAAGAATTCAGCGAAGATTATGTCAGTTACGCAATTAAAGGAAACTTGATGTATGAAAATGCATATCCCTTAGTGTCCGCTTTATCAAGACCACTTATTGCTAAAAAGTTAGTAGAAATTGCTGAGAAAACAAACTCTGTTGGTATTGCTCATGGTTGTACTGGTAAAGGTAATGACCAAGTACGTTTCGAAGTTGCTATCAAAGCATTAAATCCAAATCTTAAAGCTTTTGCACCTGTTCGTGAATGGGCATGGAGCCGTGAAGAAGAAATCGATTATGCCATTAAACATAATATTCCAGTATCAATTAATCACGATTCACCTTATTCTATAGATCAAAATTTATGGGGTAGAGCAAATGAGTGTGGTATTTTAGAAGATCCATATGCTGAACCACCAGAAGATGCTTTTGATTTAACAAATGCCTTAGAAGAAACACCTGATGTAGCCGATGAAATTATTATGACATTTGATAAAGGTATTCCTGTTCAAATTGATGGCAAAGATTATGACTTAGATGATTTAATATTGACTTTAAATACTTTAGCTGGAAAACATGGTATTGGAAGAATTGACCATGTTGAAAATAGATTAGTAGGTATCAAATCAAGAGAAATTTATGAAACACCTGCTGCTGAAGTAATTTTAACCGCTCATAAAGCATTAGAAACAATTACTTTAACGAAAGATGTTGCACATTTTAAACCAGTAATTGAAAAACAATTTGCCGAACAATTATATAATGGTTTATGGTTCTCACCTTTAACTGACAGTTTAAAATTATTTATCGATAGTACACAGCAATATGTAACTGGTGATGTTAGAGTAAAACTATTTAAAGGTAATACAATAGTTAATGGTAGAAAATCACCATACACACTTTATGATGAAAAATTAGCAACGTATACAAAAGAAGATGCCTTCAATCAAGATGCTGCTGTTGGATTTATTGATATTTATGGTTTACCTACTCAAGTCAATGCAATTTTACATGGAGGATATAGTAATGAGCAATAA
- a CDS encoding glucose-6-phosphate isomerase, with protein MTHIQLDFSKTLEFFGEHELQQQQDIVKTIHNTIHKGTGAGSDFLGWVDLPVDYDKKEFSRIVEASKRIKENSDVLVVIGIGGSYLGARAAIEMLTSSFRNSDEYPEIVFVGNHLSSTYTKELIDYLADKDFSVNVISKSGTTTEPAVAFRLFKQLVEDKYGKEEAKKRIFATTDKAKGALKELATNEGYETFVVPDDVGGRYSVLTAVGLLPIATAGINIEAMMLGAAKARKELSSDKLEDNIAYQYATIRNILYAKGYTTEMLINYEPSMQYFNEWWKQLFGESEGKDYKGVYPSSANYTTDLHSLGQYVQEGRRFLFETVVKVNHPKYDITIEQDQDDLDGLNYLAGKTIDEVNTKAFEGTLLAHTDGGVPNMVVNIPQLDEETFGYLVYFFELACAMSGYQLGVNPFNQPGVEAYKQNMFALLGKPGFEDMKKELEERL; from the coding sequence ATGACTCATATTCAATTGGACTTTAGTAAGACATTAGAATTTTTCGGTGAACATGAATTACAGCAACAACAAGATATTGTTAAGACAATTCATAACACAATTCATAAAGGTACTGGCGCAGGTAGTGACTTTTTAGGATGGGTTGATTTACCAGTTGATTACGATAAAAAAGAATTTTCTCGAATTGTTGAAGCTTCAAAACGAATTAAAGAAAATTCAGATGTCTTAGTTGTTATTGGTATCGGTGGATCTTATCTTGGAGCTCGTGCTGCTATCGAAATGTTAACGTCATCATTTAGAAACAGTGATGAATATCCTGAAATTGTATTTGTAGGTAATCATTTATCTTCAACTTATACTAAAGAATTAATTGATTATTTAGCAGATAAAGATTTCTCAGTAAATGTTATTTCTAAATCTGGTACAACAACTGAACCTGCAGTTGCATTTAGACTATTCAAGCAATTAGTAGAAGATAAATATGGTAAAGAAGAAGCGAAGAAACGTATTTTTGCTACTACTGATAAAGCTAAAGGTGCATTAAAAGAACTAGCTACTAATGAAGGTTACGAAACATTTGTTGTTCCTGACGATGTTGGGGGTAGATACTCAGTATTAACAGCTGTAGGTTTATTACCAATTGCAACAGCAGGAATTAACATTGAAGCTATGATGTTAGGTGCTGCAAAAGCTCGCAAAGAATTGTCATCAGATAAATTAGAAGATAATATTGCATATCAATATGCAACCATTCGTAATATTCTTTATGCTAAAGGATATACTACTGAAATGTTAATTAACTATGAACCTTCAATGCAATACTTTAATGAATGGTGGAAACAATTATTTGGTGAATCAGAAGGTAAAGATTATAAAGGTGTTTATCCATCAAGTGCTAATTACACAACTGATTTACATTCTTTAGGACAATATGTACAAGAAGGTCGTCGTTTCTTATTTGAAACAGTTGTTAAAGTAAATCATCCGAAGTATGATATTACAATTGAACAAGATCAAGATGATTTAGATGGCTTAAATTACCTTGCTGGTAAAACCATTGATGAAGTGAATACTAAAGCTTTTGAAGGTACTTTATTAGCGCATACTGATGGTGGCGTTCCAAATATGGTTGTTAATATTCCGCAATTAGATGAAGAAACATTTGGCTATTTAGTATATTTCTTCGAACTAGCTTGTGCAATGAGCGGCTATCAATTGGGTGTGAATCCATTTAACCAACCAGGTGTAGAAGCATATAAACAAAACATGTTTGCATTATTAGGTAAACCTGGATTTGAAGATATGAAAAAAGAATTAGAAGAACGTCTATAA
- a CDS encoding TVP38/TMEM64 family protein, whose product MTLQHLEQWFEVLKHLGYFGGFLLLFFRAVIPVFPLVLYIIVVMHEYGDFVGVIISWLALVAGSFTVYLICKTLVNSKVMIEIKRKKATKKIINIIDNQGLVPLFVLLCIPFSPTSLINIVASFSNINSKHYFIVLSTSTLIFTVILGYMGTDVTTILTDPKKSLTMIIGIVVLWIVGKKIEKHYMKPTKKLK is encoded by the coding sequence ATGACATTACAGCATTTAGAACAATGGTTTGAAGTTCTTAAACATTTAGGCTATTTTGGAGGCTTTCTTTTATTATTTTTTAGAGCTGTTATTCCAGTATTCCCCTTAGTGTTATATATTATTGTTGTCATGCATGAATATGGTGATTTCGTCGGTGTTATAATAAGTTGGCTAGCTTTAGTTGCAGGTTCATTTACAGTTTATTTAATTTGTAAAACGCTAGTTAATTCTAAAGTGATGATAGAAATTAAAAGAAAGAAAGCTACTAAAAAAATTATAAATATCATTGATAATCAAGGATTAGTACCATTATTTGTATTATTATGTATTCCTTTTTCACCTACATCATTAATTAATATCGTTGCAAGTTTTTCTAATATTAATAGTAAACATTATTTTATTGTGTTATCCACGTCTACATTAATATTTACTGTAATTTTAGGATATATGGGAACAGATGTGACAACAATTTTGACAGATCCAAAGAAAAGTTTGACAATGATTATTGGTATTGTTGTGTTATGGATTGTTGGTAAAAAAATAGAAAAGCATTATATGAAACCAACAAAGAAATTGAAATAA
- a CDS encoding TVP38/TMEM64 family protein encodes MSFHQIEEWFEVLRQFGYIPGFVLLYLRAIVPVFPLALYILINIHTYGTIVGILISWLGLISGTFTVYLICKKLVNTTRMQRIKQRTSVQRLISFIDRQGLIPLFILLCFPFTPNTVINFVASLSHIKAKYYFIVLVISKLISTIILGLLGKEVATILSHPLRGILMLVGLVIFWFIGRKIEQHFMGSRKE; translated from the coding sequence TTGTCGTTTCATCAAATTGAAGAATGGTTTGAAGTATTACGACAATTTGGTTATATACCTGGTTTTGTCTTGTTGTATTTACGAGCCATCGTTCCAGTTTTTCCTTTAGCGTTGTATATCTTAATTAATATACATACGTATGGGACAATTGTCGGTATTTTGATAAGTTGGCTAGGGCTTATTTCAGGAACTTTTACCGTATATTTAATATGTAAAAAATTAGTTAATACAACTAGAATGCAACGTATAAAACAAAGAACATCTGTACAAAGATTGATAAGTTTTATAGATAGACAAGGTTTAATACCATTGTTTATACTACTTTGTTTTCCGTTTACCCCAAATACAGTGATAAATTTTGTTGCTAGTTTATCACACATCAAAGCAAAATATTATTTCATTGTATTAGTGATATCTAAATTAATTTCGACAATTATTTTAGGATTACTGGGTAAAGAGGTCGCTACTATATTAAGCCATCCATTACGAGGTATTTTAATGCTTGTTGGTTTGGTTATTTTTTGGTTTATTGGCAGGAAAATTGAACAACATTTTATGGGGTCCCGCAAGGAGTGA
- the lepB gene encoding signal peptidase I, whose product MKKVVKYLISLIVAIIIVLFIQSFIIVGAVMHNDSMSTTLNKGDRVIVNKIKVTFNKLSNGDVVQYRHGGKVYTSRIIAKPGESMAIRHGQIYRDDRPVSAQYAINRNIKDFSLRDLKGLDGDIIPPNQYIVINDQDQNTQDSRQFGLINKQDIIGNISLRYYPFDKWSIEF is encoded by the coding sequence GTGAAAAAGGTAGTTAAATATTTGATTTCCTTGATTGTTGCCATTATCATTGTACTGTTCATTCAATCCTTTATCATTGTTGGTGCTGTTATGCATAACGATAGTATGAGCACTACATTGAATAAAGGTGATAGAGTCATAGTTAACAAAATTAAAGTAACATTTAATAAATTGTCAAATGGCGATGTTGTCCAATATAGACATGGTGGAAAAGTTTATACGAGTAGAATTATTGCTAAACCTGGCGAATCGATGGCTATTCGACATGGTCAAATATATCGAGATGATAGACCAGTGAGTGCACAATATGCAATAAATAGAAATATTAAAGATTTTAGTTTAAGAGATTTAAAAGGACTTGATGGCGATATTATTCCACCTAATCAATATATAGTCATCAATGACCAGGATCAAAATACTCAGGATTCAAGACAATTTGGATTAATTAATAAACAAGATATAATAGGTAATATAAGTTTACGCTATTATCCATTTGATAAATGGTCGATAGAGTTCTAA
- the lepB gene encoding signal peptidase I, with protein sequence MKKEVIEWIVAIGVALLIVGIIGKFIVTPYTIKGESMDPTLKDGERVAVNIIGFKTGGLEKGNVIVFHANQNDDYVKRVIGVPGDSVEYKNDKLYINGKKQDEPYLGYNTRHKQGDYITGTFQVKNLANANPESNVIPKGKYLVLGDNREVSKDSRSFGLIDKDQIVGKVSFRFWPFSEFKSNFNPDNTKN encoded by the coding sequence TTGAAAAAAGAAGTAATTGAATGGATTGTAGCAATTGGTGTCGCATTATTAATTGTAGGTATAATTGGGAAGTTTATAGTTACACCTTATACGATTAAAGGTGAATCGATGGATCCAACTTTAAAAGACGGTGAACGTGTTGCTGTTAATATTATTGGATTTAAGACTGGCGGTTTGGAAAAAGGTAATGTCATTGTCTTCCATGCCAACCAAAATGATGATTATGTTAAACGTGTCATTGGTGTGCCAGGAGATAGCGTTGAATATAAAAATGATAAACTTTATATCAATGGTAAGAAACAAGATGAGCCATACTTAGGCTATAATACTAGACATAAACAAGGCGATTATATTACTGGAACATTCCAAGTTAAAAATTTAGCAAATGCTAATCCTGAGTCTAATGTCATACCTAAAGGTAAATATTTAGTGCTTGGTGATAATAGAGAAGTAAGTAAAGATAGTCGTTCATTTGGCTTAATTGATAAAGACCAAATCGTAGGTAAAGTTTCCTTTAGATTCTGGCCGTTTAGTGAATTTAAATCAAACTTTAATCCAGACAACACTAAAAACTAA